The Microbacterium esteraromaticum genome contains the following window.
CCCGCCCTTGCGCACCGTCTCGGTCAGCGTGCCATCCATCAACCCGCGCCAGTTGCGGTACCCGAGCGCCTTGTCGTCGGCGTCGACGGCGGCGACCGAGTCTTCCAGGTCCATGATCGTCGTGGTCGCCGACTCCAGCACGACGTCGTGCACGCCCGCAGCATCCGTCCGCCCGATCGCGCCGTCGCGATCGATGACGATCTCGACGTGCAGTCCGTGATGGCGCAGCAGCACCGACGTCGGAGCATCGGCCGGCCCCGCGAAGCCGACGAACGTCGCCGGGTCGCTCAGACGTCGGATGCCCGATGCCGTCGCCACGGCCAGGCCTTCGGCATCCACCCGATAGCCGGTGGCATCCGCGTGCGAACCCTCGGTGAGCGGCGCCGCCTGGTCGAGCAGCGCGCGACCCCGTGCAATCACCTCGGCGCCGCGAGCGGCGTTGTACTCGCGGCCGGGGGCGAGCTCGACGGTCTGCTCGATCGCATCGGTGCCGTAGAGCGCGTCGTACAGCGACCCCCACCGGGCGTTCGCGGCGTTCAGCGCGAAGCGCGCGTTCAGCAGCGGCACCACGAGCTGCGGGCCGGCCATCGTCGCGATCTCGGGATCGACGTTCTCGGTCGTGATCCGGAACGGTGCCGGCTCGGGAACGAGGTAGCCGATCTCGGTGAGCAGCGCCCGGTACTGCGCCGGGTCGGGACGCCCGGGGGACGCCCGGTGGAACGCGTCGATGCGCTGCTGCAGGTCATCGCGGATGCGCAGCAGCTCGGCATTGCGCGGCGCGAGGTCGTGGATGATCTCGGCGACGCCGCTCCAGAAGGCGCTCGCATCGAGCCCGGCATCGGCCAGGGCGGTCTCGGCGAACTCGGCGATCGGATCGGCGACCGACAGGCCGGCACGGTCGAGGTACGTGGTCACAGTCCTTGTCCTTCCCTGCGGGCGCCCGGACGGCGCTGACTCCCACGGTAGGCAGGATGCTCGATTTCGGAGCGCCGATTTCATATCGTGGAACGTGTGACAGCATCCGACAGCTCTCCCGCACCCGCCGGCGTGCAGTCCGTCGCCCGCACCTTCGCCCTGCTCGAAGCCCTCGCCGACGCCGGGGGAGAAGAGGCGCTCGCCGCGCTCGCCGCCGCCACCGGCCTCGCCGTGCCGACCGCGCACCGCCTGCTCAAGACACTGCACGGCCTCGGCTACGTGCGCCAGCTCGAAGACCGCCGCTATGCCCTCGGCGCCGGGCTCATCGCCCTCGGGCAGCAGGCCGTGCCGCCGCTGGCCGATGCCGCACTACCCGCACTGCGGCAGCTCGAAGACGCCTTTCACGAGACCGCCAACCTCGCCGTGCTCGACGGTGACCTCGTGCTGTATGCCGGACAGGTGGCCTCGCGTCAGCGCATGCGCATGTTCACCGAGGTGGGACGGCGCGTGCTGCCGCACTCGACCGGCGTCGGCAAGGCGATGCTCTCGACCATGCCCGAACCGCACGTTCGCGCACTCATCGCCCGTACCGGGCTGCCGTGCTTCACCCCGCAGACCCTCACCGACCCGGATGCCTTCATCGCCGACCTGCGCCGATCGCGCAGCCGCGGGTTCGCCGCCGACGACAGCGAACAAGAGGTCGGCGTGCGCTGCATCGCCGTCGCCGTGCCCGGACTGGGTCAGCCCGCCGCGATCTCGGTATCGGGTCCCGCCGCCCGCATCACGGATGCCCGGGTGCCCGACGTTGTCGACGCGCTGACGCAGGCGGCCGAGCATCTGGCAGCTGCCGGCCGCTGAGCCGCGCGCCACCTGCGGTGCTCGATACACTTCCTTCGACCCCGACTCGAAGGATGCCCCGATGCCGCGTTTCGACCTGCCGCCCGAGCAGCTGCGCACCTACTCGCCCGACGTGACCGAACCGGCCGACTTCGACGAGTTCTGGCAGCGCACCCTCGCCGAGTCGCGCGCCGTCGCGACCCCGCCCGTGCTGCGCCGGGTCGACTCTCCTCTGCGCACGGTCGAGGTCTACGACGTCACCTTCAGCGGCTATGCCGGTGATCCCGTGCACGCCTGGCTCGTGCTGCCCGCGCACATCGACGGCCCGTTGCCGGGCATCGTCGAGTACGTCGGGTACGGCGGCGGCCGCGGTGTCGCCCACGAGCAACTGCACTGGGCATCGTCCGGATACGCGTACCTGCGCATGGACACCCGTGGCCAGGGCAGCGTCTGGGGCAACGGCGGCTCGACCGCCGATCCGCACGGCACCGGTTCGTCGTCGCCCGGGTTCATGACCCGGGGCATCCTCGACCCGCACGACTACTACTACCGCCGCGTGTTCACCGACGGCGTGCTCGCCGTTGACGCACTGCGCTCGCTCGACCGCGTCGACGCCAGCCGTGTCGCCGTCGTCGGCTCGAGCCAGGGCGGGGGCATCTCGATCGCCGTCGCCGGCCTCACCGAGGGGCTGATCGCCGTGATGCCCGAGGTGCCGTTCCTGTGCCACTTCGAACGCGCGATCGGCATGACCGACCGCGACCCCTACCAAGAGGTCGTCCGCTACCTGTCGGTGCACCGCGACGCCGTCGAGCCGGTCTTCCACACCCTGTCGTACTTCGACGGCGTCACCTTCGCCCGCCGGGCGACGGCGCCAGCGCTGTTCTCGGTCGCGCTGATGGATGCCACCTGTCCGCCCTCCACGGTGTACGCGGCCAAGAATGCTTGGGCGGCCGACGCCGAGATCATCGAGTACCCGTTCAATGACCACGAGGGCGGCCTCGGCGTGCACTGGGCGCCGCAGGCGCAGTTCCTCGCCGCGCACGTGGGGGAGCCCGTCTCCGCCGGGTAAACGCCCTCCCGAACGGCGACGGGCAGAGCGAAAAGGCAAGAGTGGGGCCCCTTCTCGTGGCGTAAGTGCATGCTCGTGCGTGGCGAGCTGCGCTTTTTGCTCCCAGATTTTGGTAGCAAGCCCATGCGGGCGCATACTCGTGACACCCCATCAGCCTGTTCTTGGGAATCACAATGACGTCCTTCGCACCCGCCCCGAGCGACACGACCATCGCCATCATCGGCGCCGGTCGCCTCGGCACCACACTGGCTCGTGCGCTCCGCGCCGCCCGCTTCCGCGTCTTCGGCCCCCTCGGGCCGGGCACCCCGCCCCGCGCCGACATCGCCCTCCTCTGCGTCCCCGACGCCGCCATCAGCGAGACCGCGCGCGCAACCAGACCGTTCGCCCGCCTCATCGGTCACGCCTCGGGCGCGACACCCCTCGACGACGTCGACTTCAGCATCCACCCGCTCCAGACCTTCATCGGCACCGAGCCGCCCGAGATCTTCCACGGCATCACCGCGGCCATCGCCGGACGCACTCCCGACGCGCTCGCCGCAGCCGACAGCATCGCGCGCGCCCTCGGAGCCCGCCCGATCGCGATCGATGACGTGCACCGCGCCGAGTACCACGCCGCGGCCTCGTTCGCGTCGAACTTCGTGCTCACCGTGCTCGACGCCGCCGAGCAACTCGCCGAGCGGGCGAACATCCCGCCCGCCGACGCGCGCGAGCTGCTGGCACCACTCATTCGGCAGAGCGTCGACAACTGGGTCGCCACCGGGGCGGGCCCCGTGCTCACCGGCCCCATCGCCCGCGGAGATGAGGCCACCGTCGCCCGCCAGCGCCAGGTCGCCGAGGCGGCCGGGCTCGACGAGCTCTTCGACGCACTCGCCGATCGCACCCGCGCACTCACCGACAGACCCGCCGCATGAAGATCGTCCGCACGATCGCCGAGGTGCGCGCCGCCGTGCGCGACACCCGCAGTCGTGGCGGGCGCATCGGCCTTGTGCCCACCATGGGCGCCTTCCACGACGGGCACCTCTCGCTCATGCGTCACGCCCGGCAGCACAACGACCTCGTCGTCGTCTCGCTGTTCGTCAACCCCACCCAGTTCGGCCCCGCCGAAGACCTCAGCCGCTACCCGCGCGACGAGCACCGCGATGCCGCCCTGGCCGAGCAGGCCGGCGCCGACGTGCTCTTCGCCCCCGATGTGGCCGAGATCTACCCCGACGGCTTCGCGACCAGCATCCACGTCTCGGGGCTCACCGACGTGCTCGACGGCGCCGCCCGCGGTGCGCACCACTTCGACGGGGTCGCCACGGTCGTCACCAAACTGCTCGGCATCGTGCGGCCCGACACCGCCTACTTCGGGCAGAAGGACGCCCAGCAGGTGCTCGTCGTCCGCCGCGTCGCGCGCGACCTCGACCTCGACGTGCGCATCGAGGCGCTGCCCACCGTGCGCGAACCCGACGGGCTCGCCATGAGCTCGCGCAACATCTACCTCGATGCGGATGCCCGCCGCCGGGCGACTGCACTGAACAGGGCGCTCACGGTGGCATCCGACCTGCACCGCTCGGGCGAACGCGACGCGGCCACCCTCGTGGCCGCCGCTCGATGGGTGCTCGACGCCGCAGGGATCACCCCCGAGTACCTCGAACTGCGCGACGCGACCGACCTGCGCGCGCTCACCCGTGTCGACGACGACGCCCTGCTCGCGGTCGCCGCGCGCGTCGGCGACGCCCGCCTGATCGACAACCACCTCCTCACCGCCTCGCCGAAGAAGCCGTCATGAGCACCCACGCCGCCCCGCGCCGACGCGTCACCCTCGCAGACCTCGCCGCCAAGAAACGCGCCGGCGAACCACTCGTGATGGTCACCGCGTACGACCACCCCGGCGCGCAGATCGCCGAGGCAGCGGGCGTCGACCTCGTCCTCGTCGGCGACTCGGCCGCGATGACCGTGCTCGGCTACGACAGCACCGTGCCGATCACCGTCGACGAGATGCTCGTGCTCACCAGGGCTGTGCGCCGCGGACTCGACGCGCCCCTGCTGGTCGGGGATCTGCCGTTCGGCTCGTATGAGGCATCCGACGCCCTCGCGCTCGCCACCGCCCAGCGCTTCGTGAAAGAGGCCGGTGTCGACCTGGTCAAGATCGAACGCGGCGGCACGAGTGTCGCCCGGGCCCGCGCCCTCGTCGACGCGGGCATCCCCGTCGTCGGCCACGTCGGACTCACCCCGCAGAGCGTCGCCGCCCTCGGCGGCTACCGCGCGCAGGGACGCACCGCCGAGGCGGCGATCGCCGTGATCGACGACGCCATCGCACTGCAGAACGCCGGATGCTCGCTACTGGTCGTCGAAGCCGTTCCCTCGCCCGTCACGGCGGCGATCGTCGACCGCGTCGACTTCCCGGTGATCGGCATCGGCGCCGGTGCCAGCGCCGACGGGCAGGTGCTGGTGTTCCACGACCTGCTCGGCATCTACGACGGCCCCGCCGCCCGGTTCGTCAAGCGCTACGCCCACTTGCGCGACGCCGCGATCGACGGCGTCGCTGCCTACGCGCGCGAGGTGCGGTCGGGTGCCTACCCCGCGCCCGAGCACGGGTACACGATGGCGGATGCTGAAGAGCAGCGCCTGCGCGAACTGCTCGATCGGCGCTGACGGCGGTCCGCCGTACGTTTGGCGGGAGTGTGAACGTCTGGCGGGCGACACGCCGAGTATGCCGCTGGCATCCGTACAATTCCCCGCCAAACGTACGTGACTCCAACTCGGTGCGGGTGTCACCCAGCCGAACCGGCGGCACCCGACTCGGCCGCGGCCGTGATGCGCGCCGCCATGCCGGCGAAGATGAACCCGTGGAACGGCAGCACGGCCAGCCAGTACAGCCGTCCGGTGAGCCCGCGAGGAAAGAACACGGCCCGCTGCTCGTAGCGCGTGCCCGTGGCATCCGGCACCGCTCTCAGCTCGAGCCACGCGGCGCCGGGCACTCTCATCTCGGCCCGCAACCGCAGCAGGCCGCCCGCTTCTGCATCAGCGGTCGGTTCGTGAACCGCCTCGACCCGCCAGAAGTCCACGGCGTCTCCGGGGCGCACGCGGGTGCGGCTGCGCCGCCCGCGTCGCAGACCGACACCGCCGATCACGCGATCCATGATGCCGCGCAGCGCCCACAGGAACCGTGATGAGTACCAGCCGTTCTGCCCGCCGATGCCCACGATCACCCGCCAGACTTCTGCCACGGGCGCGCTCGTGTGCACGGTGCGCTCATCGGTGAACACGGTCCGCCCCGCCCAGTCCGGGTCGCTCGGCAACGGGTCGCTCGGGGCGCCCGACACCTCGGCATCCTGCCAACTCGTCTCGACGCCATCCGCGTCGACCCGGCCGAGCGCCAGCGACACCGCCCGCCGGTAGGGCATCAGCCCGCCTTCGGGGCCGGGGATCAGGTCGTCGATCGCCCGGTTCTTCATCACGCACTCGTTCTGCAGCGACTCCACGAGCGGGCGCGCGATCGCCCGCGGCACCGGCGTCACCAGGTTGACCCACAGCGACGCCAGGCGAGGGGTCAGCACCGGCAGAGCCGCGATCGCCCGCTGCGGCAGTCCCGCTTCGAGCGCGTACCCGTTCATCATCTGCCCGTAGCGCAGCACATCGGGGCCGCCGATGTCGACCGCGGCGTTCACCGTGGCATCCACCCGCGCCGCGCCCAGCAGGTAGTGCAGCACGTCGCGGATCGCGATCGGCTGAATGCGGTTGCGCACCCACTTGGGGGCGGGCATGTACGGCAGCACCTCGGTGAGGTGGCGGATCATCTCGAACGACGCCGATCCCGAGCCGATCACCACGCCGGCCTGCAGCACCAGCGTGGGCACTCCCGAGGCGAGCAGGATCTCACCCACCTGCACGCGCGAGCGCAAATGCGGCGACAGCTCGGCGCCGTCCGGGTGCAGGCCGCCCAGATAGACGATCCGACGCACCCCGGATGCCGCGGCGGCATCCGCTACGGCGTGCGCGGCCTCGGCATCGCGGGCGTCGAAGTCCTTGCCGCCGCCCATGGAGTGCACCAGGTAGTAGACGACGTCCACATCGTGCATGGCCCGGGTGACGGCATCCGCGTTCTGCGCCTCTCCCTCGACGATCTCGACGTCGTCGCCCCACGCGAACGAGCGTGCGCGGGCCGCGTCGCGCGCAAGCACGCGCACGCGGTAGCCGGCGCTCAGAAGGCGGGGTGTGAGGCGCCCGCCGATGTACCCGGTCGCGCCGAGGACGAGCGCGCGCGGTGCGGTGCCGTCATCGCGGGGCGCCGCGCGCAGTTCGCGTTCGCGGCCGGTCGGTGCGGTCAGGTCGCTCATGCACACAGGGTAGGTCGAGTGAGCCGCACGGCGAAAGGCCGACCCGCCCTTGCCGAACGATTCATAGCGACATATCGTTAACCATCGTCCAATTCGAGGAGGACATCATGAGCAACGCATTCCCCAGTGGCGGCTTCGGCTTCGGAGCCAGCAACGGCGCAGGAAACCCGCTCGCGGGTGTGTGGGAGGCGATGGACCAGCTGCGCAGCACCTTCGAGCAGCGTCCCGGCACCTCGCGCATGGCCCGCGGCGACGTACGTGCGGCCGTCATCTCGCTGCTCGCCGAGAAGCCGATGCACGGCTACCAGATCATCAGCGAGATCGGCGAGCGTTCGGGCGGCGCCTGGAAGCCGAGCGCCGGATCGGTCTACCCGACGCTGCAGCTGCTCGCCGATGAGGGCCTGATCACCGCCGAAGAGCAGGGTGGCCGCAAGACCTACTCGCTCACCGAAGCGGGTATCGCCGAGTCGGAAGAGGCCGCCGCCAAGCCCGCCCCGTGGGAGAACGCCGGCAACCGCGCGCCCGGGCACCTCGCCCTGCTTCCCAAGGCCGGCATGGAGCTCGCCAGCGCCACCGCGCAGCTCGCCCGCACCGGAACCCCCGAACAGGTCGACGAGGGCGTCGCCGTGCTCGAAGACGCGCGCCGCAAGCTGTACGCGATTCTCGCCGAAGGGTGACGATCGACGAGGGGGCGTCGATGGCGGATGCCCGAGACTCGCGCGTCGCCGAACCGCGCGCCGGCAGGGATGCCGCGGGACGCGCCCGCTACCGGCGCATCCTGCGCTTCGCGGCGCGCGCGTTCGTGCAGATCTGGTGGTTCGAACTCGTGCTGCCCCGGGTGGGGATGGCGCATGTCGCCGAACGCACGCGCGACGATCGGATGCTGGCGCTCGCCCGTCGCTTCCGCACGCTCGCGGTGGCGCTGGGCGGGCTGATGATCAAGATCGGCCAGTTCATGTCGTCGAGGCTCGACGTGCTGCCGCCCGAGATCACGGCCGAACTTGCCGCATTGCAGGACGAGGTGCCCGCGGTGCCGTTCGATCAGATCCGCGTGGTGGCCGACACTGAACTCGGCATGCCGCTCGAGCGGGCGTTCGCCTCGTTCGATCGGATGCCCGTGGCCGCGGCATCCCTCGGTCAGGCGCACCGCGCCACCCTGCTGCCCGCGGATGCGGCCGAGACCGGTCTGGACGCGGTGATCGTCAAGGTGCAGCGTCCCGGCATCGACCGGATCGTCGAGGTCGACCTCGCGGCGCTGCGGCGGGTCGCCCGCTGGGCCCAGCGGGTGCGCATGGTCTCGGACCGCGTCGATGCGCCCGCGCTCGTCGAGGAGTTCGCGCAGACCTGCCACGAAGAGATCGACTACCTGCACGAGGCCGTGAGTGCTGAGCGCTTCGCGCAGGACTTCATCGATGATGACCGCGTCGGTGCGCCCGCGATCGTCTGGGAGCGCAGTACGCGCCGGGTGCTCACCCTCGAAGACGTCACGGCCATCAAGATCAACGACACGGTGGCGCTGCGTGCCGCCGGCATCGACCCGGCCGACATCGCCCAAGTGTTCGCCGGCGTCATGCTCGATCAGGTCTTCACCCACTCGTTCGTGCATGCCGACCCGCACCCCGGAAACATCTTCGTCACCCCGCTCGACGCCAGTGCGCGGGGCTGGCGGCTGACGTTCATCGACTTCGGCATGATGGCCGAGGTACCCGACGACCTGCGCGCCGGGCTGCGCACGCTCGTGATCGCCGTCGCCGCGCGCGACAGTCAGGGGCTCGTGCGCGCCGCGCAGCAGATCGGCGTGCTGCTGCCGTCGGCCGACACGGTTCAGCTCGAACGTGCTCTCACCGTGCTGTTCGCCCGCTTCGGAGGGATGGGCTTCAGCGAGCTGCGCGACGTCGACCCCGACGAGCTGCGCCAGTTCGGCATGGAGTTCGGCGACACCGTGCGCAGCCTGCCCGTGCAACTGCCCGAGAAGCTGCTGCTGCTCATGCGCGCCGTCTCGCTGACCTCGGGCATGTGCAGCGCGCTGGATGCGTCGTTCAACATCTGGGAGCCCGTCGAGCCGTATGCCACCAAGCTGCTGCGCGACGAGAGCGGAAACCTGGTGCAGGATCTCGTCGCGCAGTCGACCGCGAACATGGGTGCGCTGTGGCGCATGCCCGCACGCGTGGACGGACTCATCGACCGCTTCGACGCCGGCACCCTCACCTTCGACATCTCCAGCCTGGAACACCGACTCGACCGGATCATCCGCGTGGCGGTGCGGGCCGTGTCGGCAGTGTTGTTCGGCGGACTGCTGATCGGGGGCGCGCTTCTGCTCGGGCCGGTCACCTGGCTCGGGGTCACGCTCATGAGCGTTTCGGTGCTGCCGCTCCTGCACGCGGTGTTCGGGCGGCGGTAGGTTCTGCGGGTCGGGATGGGGCAGCCCGGGGCGCGTCAGGGCGGGGCGCGTCAGCGCTCGATGCGCGACTGCGCGCTCAGCCGGTGCCACCCGCGGTTGTGGTAGACCAGTGCGTCGCCCGGAGCACCGGGATCGACGTCGCGTTCGATGTGCGACTCGAGCGCATGAGCGGCGATGACGGTCGAGGTTCCGGCATCCATGCGATTGATGACGGCGCACCGCACCCACGCGCGCACTCCGGCGTACACGGGTTCGCCGGTGCTCAGGCGCGACCAGCGGTGCGTCTGAGCGAAGCGATCGATGCCACCGGTCGCGCCGAGCTTGGCGAGGTCGAGATCCTGCGCGTCGAGCAGGTGAACGACCACGCTCTCCGCGCGTGAGAGAACGTCGGATGCTGACGACAGGGCCGAGACCGAGAAGATCAGCAGCGGCGGTTCGGCGCTGACTGACACGACCGACGTGGCGGTCAGCGCGACCGGCCCGTCGCCGGCATCCGCGGTGATGACGGCGACGCCACCAGGGTGTCCGCGGAACAGTGCCTTGAACTCGTCAGCCGAGAGCGAGGCCGAGAAGCCGTGCGCCGACTCCTCGGCCCACGCCGCGGCGGGATACGCGTGGAACACGGTCAGACTCCTCGACCCGCGAGTTCTTCGCGAACGATGCTCGCGCCCGCGCTGAGCGCGCTGAGCTTCGCCAGTGCGACATCGCGACGCAACGGAGCCATGCCGCAGTTCGTGCTCGCGACGAGCTTGTCGGCATCGACGAACGCGAGCGCCTTTCGCAGTGTGTCGGCGACCTCTTCGGGGGTCTCGACCTGCTCGGTCGCGACGTCGATGGCGCCGAGCATGACCTTCTTGCCACGCAGCAGTTCGATCAGATCGGTCGGCACACGAGAGTGATGCGACTCCAGCGAGATGGTGTCGATGCTCGACCGCTGCAGCAACGGGAACGACTCCTCGTACTGCCGCCACTCCGACCCGAGCGTCGTCTTCCACTCGTTGTTGGCCGTGATCCCGTAGCCGTAGCAGATATGCACGACCGTTTCGGCGCGCAGCCCTTCTACCGCGCGCTCCAGCGCCGCGACACCCCAGTCCTTGACGTCATCGAAGAAGACATTGAAGGCGGGCTCGTCGAACTGGATGACGTCGACGCCGGCGGCTTCGAGTTCTCTGGCCTCTTGGTTGAGGATCGTCGCGAACTCCCACGCCAGCTTCTCGCGGCTCCGGTAGTGCGCGTCGTGCAGGGTGTCGACCATCGTCATCGGGCCGGGCAGAGCCCACTTGATGGGGCGGACGGTCGCGGCGCGCAAGAACTTCGCGTCGTCGACGAACACGGGCCGCTCGCGCGTGACCGCCCCGACGACGGTGGGCACGCTCGCGTCGTAGCGGTCGCGGATGCGCACGGTCTCACGCTGCTCGAAATCGACGCCGCTGAGGTGCTCGATGAACGTCGTGACGAAGTGTTGGCGGGTCTGCTCGCCGTCGCTGACGATGTCGATACCGCGCGCCGTCTGCTCCTGCACGGCCGAGCGCAGAGCATCCTGCTTGCCCTCGGCCAGCTCGGTGCCCTGCAGCTTCCACGGCGACCAGAGGGTTTCGGGCTGCGCGAGCCACGACGGTTTCGGCAGGCTGCCGACGGTGGAGGTCGGCAGGAGCGTGTGCGCGCTCGACGCCTCGTGGCCGGTCATGCGGCGGGGGTGAGGTAGTCGGCGGCCCACCGCTCAAGGACATCCTTGTGCGGGGTGATGAAGTGCTCTTCGGTGTACTTGCCCTGGGTGACAGCGAGCTGGCTGCGCTCGACCCGGTCGTACGCGATCCGCGTCTGCGAGTAGTCCTGCTGCTGCAGGCTCGGGCGGTACACAGCCGGAGCAGCCGCGTTGGCGTTGTAGATCTCGGGACGGTAGATCTTCTGGAACGTCTCCATGGTGCTGATCGTGCCGATGAGCTCCAGGTCGGAGTAGTCGCCCAGCAGGTCGCCACGGAAGTAGAAGGCGAGCGGTGCGACGCTGCCACGGGGCATGAAGTACCGCACCCGCAGCCCCATCTTGCCGAAGTAGTCATCGGTGAGCGACGAGTCGTCCTGCTCGTACTCGACGCCGAGAACGGGGTGGTGGTTGCCGGTGCGGCGGTACGTGCGGCTCGTCGAGACGCTGATGCAGATCACGGGCAGCTTCTCGAAGCGCTCCCGGTAGGCGTCGGATGCCAGGAAGTGCGCGAACAGCTTGCCGTGAAGGTCTCCGAAGTCGTCGGGGATGCCGGCGTCGGCGGACTTGATTGCGGGCAGCAGCACGCTGAAGTCGAAGTCGCGCACGTAGGACGAGAAGTTGTTGCCGACGATGCCGTGGTGGCGGGCGCCGGTGTGCTGGTCGACGATCCAGATGTCGAGCACCTCGAGCAGCGGGAACTCCCGGTCTTCGTCTGCTGCGGTGAACTCCAGCTGCGCCGAGACGATGTCGAGCTCTAGTGTGTAGCGGTCGCCGTCCGGGTTGTCCCAGCCGGCGAGGTCGTTGAAGCGACGGTCGATCATGGTCAGCGCATTGCGCAGGTTCTCCTGACGGTGCTCGCCCCGGGCCAGGTTGGCGAAGTTCGTCGTCGCGCGCGAGCTCTGCGAGGGGGAGTAGTCCTCGTCGAAGCGAGTGGTGGTGATGCTGAAAGCGAAGTCGTCCGCCATGAGGGGCCAATCCGGTGTCGAGGGGGCCTGGTGCGGCCTCCGGGAGAAGATTGATCCATCGTGCGTGAGGCACTCGGATATCGGGTAACTCGACTTGGGTATGGGTTGCCATAGAGTTTGCCTATGGCACAAGGAT
Protein-coding sequences here:
- a CDS encoding methionine synthase; amino-acid sequence: MTGHEASSAHTLLPTSTVGSLPKPSWLAQPETLWSPWKLQGTELAEGKQDALRSAVQEQTARGIDIVSDGEQTRQHFVTTFIEHLSGVDFEQRETVRIRDRYDASVPTVVGAVTRERPVFVDDAKFLRAATVRPIKWALPGPMTMVDTLHDAHYRSREKLAWEFATILNQEARELEAAGVDVIQFDEPAFNVFFDDVKDWGVAALERAVEGLRAETVVHICYGYGITANNEWKTTLGSEWRQYEESFPLLQRSSIDTISLESHHSRVPTDLIELLRGKKVMLGAIDVATEQVETPEEVADTLRKALAFVDADKLVASTNCGMAPLRRDVALAKLSALSAGASIVREELAGRGV
- a CDS encoding DUF1852 domain-containing protein, with product MADDFAFSITTTRFDEDYSPSQSSRATTNFANLARGEHRQENLRNALTMIDRRFNDLAGWDNPDGDRYTLELDIVSAQLEFTAADEDREFPLLEVLDIWIVDQHTGARHHGIVGNNFSSYVRDFDFSVLLPAIKSADAGIPDDFGDLHGKLFAHFLASDAYRERFEKLPVICISVSTSRTYRRTGNHHPVLGVEYEQDDSSLTDDYFGKMGLRVRYFMPRGSVAPLAFYFRGDLLGDYSDLELIGTISTMETFQKIYRPEIYNANAAAPAVYRPSLQQQDYSQTRIAYDRVERSQLAVTQGKYTEEHFITPHKDVLERWAADYLTPAA